A single window of Eucalyptus grandis isolate ANBG69807.140 chromosome 1, ASM1654582v1, whole genome shotgun sequence DNA harbors:
- the LOC104438316 gene encoding tyrosine-protein phosphatase RLPH2 translates to MASGNPETATSAPDPDPNPAAAPPPPRTVVCVGDVHGHFTKLRALWANLESSIPPHAFRAALVIFLGDYCDRGPDTRRVIDFFLSLPSAYPGQTHVFLAGNHDFAFAAFVGAVPGDAASFREGWKVYESYEESEGWYRGEGFENMHLQGRRWAGKIKARFNEAKGTEYKGSIFDAAPTFESYGVAHGSADLIKAVPEEHKKFLANMVLVHEEDDVCITTPEGTKHCRLIAVHAGLEGKDVGEQLRSLKAKDTWMAKIEAIAGRKNVWDIPEELIEPPTIVVSGHHGKLHIQGLRLIIDEGGGYPDKPVAAVVLPSLKIIRDTDILPTE, encoded by the exons ATGGCCAGCGGGAACCCGGAAACAGCGACGAGCGCTCCCGACCCGGATCCGAACCCGGCCgcagcgccgccgccgccgcggacCGTCGTCTGCGTCGGCGACGTCCACGGCCACTTCACCAAGCTCCGCGCCCTCTGGGCCAACCTCGAGTCCTCCATCCCGCCCCACGCCTTCCGCGCCGCCCTCGTCATCTTCCTGGGCGACTACTGCGACCGCGGCCCCGACACCCGCCGCGTCATCgacttcttcctctccctcccctccgcCTACCCGGGCCAGACCCACGTCTTCCTCGCCGGCAACCACGACTTCGCCTTCGCCGCCTTCGTCGGCGCCGTCCCCGGCGACGCCGCGTCGTTCCGGGAGGGGTGGAAGGTGTACGAGTCGTACGAGGAGAGCGAGGGGTGGTACCGGGGGGAAGGGTTCGAGAACATGCACCTGCAGGGCAGGCGGTGGGCCGGGAAGATCAAGGCCAGGTTCAACGAGGCCAAGGGGACGGAGTACAAGGGCTCGATCTTCGACGCCGCCCCGACTTTCGAATCGTATGGTGTGGCGCATGGATCTGCAG ATTTGATTAAGGCGGTTCCAGAAGAACATAAAAAGTTTCTTGCCAATATGGTCTTGGTCCATGAAGAG GATGATGTTTGTATAACAACTCCGGAAGGAACTAAGCACTGTAGATTAATTGCTGTCCATGCTGGGCTAGAGGGAAAAGATGTTGGGGAGCAACTGAGATCGCTGAAAGCCAAGGACACTTGGATGGCAAAGATAGAGGCTATTGCTGGAAGGAAAAATGTCTGGGACATTCCAGAG GAGCTAATTGAACCTCCAACGATTGTGGTGAGTGGCCATCATGGAAAGCTTCACATTCAAGGTCTTAGACTGATAATTGACGAAGGCGGTGGGTATCCGGATAAACCTGTGGCGGCTGTTGTGCTCCCTTCACTGAAGATCATACGTGACACTGACATTCTGCCAACAGAGTAA